In Zingiber officinale cultivar Zhangliang chromosome 11B, Zo_v1.1, whole genome shotgun sequence, a single window of DNA contains:
- the LOC122034695 gene encoding sex determination protein tasselseed-2-like translates to MPAAEVMPEKSLEGKRVDVWETAAPPLPKRLEGKVAIVTGGARGIGEATVQVFARHGAKVVVADVEDVDGESLAARLGPSVNFVHCDVREEADIERLMDRTVARHGRLDVFCSNAGVLGRQTPRSDLSIAALDAEEFDEVMRVNVRGAALGMKHAARAMVPRRAGCIISVASVAGVMGGMGPHAYAASKHAVVGLTTNAACELGKHGIRVNCVSPFGVATRMLVNAWREVEDKHVDPADAPPTAEEVEKTEEMVRGLANLKGVTLMARDVAEAILYLASDESRYVSGHNLVVDGGVTTSRNLIGL, encoded by the exons ATGCCTGCGGCGGAAGTGATGCCGGAGAAATCTCTCGAAGGGAAGCGTGTTGATGTTTGGGAAACGGCCGCTCCTCCTCTGCCAAAAAG GCTCGAAGGCAAGGTGGCGATCGTCACGGGCGGCGCCCGCGGCATCGGCGAGGCTACGGTGCAGGTTTTCGCCCGGCACGGCGCGAAGGTGGTGGTGGCCGACGTTGAGGACGTCGACGGGGAGTCTCTGGCGGCGCGGCTCGGCCCTTCGGTGAACTTCGTCCACTGCGACGTGCGCGAGGAGGCGGACATCGAGCGACTGATGGACCGCACTGTGGCCCGCCACGGCCGCCTCGACGTGTTCTGCAGCAACGCCGGCGTGCTCGGCCGGCAGACCCCGCGCAGCGACCTCAGCATCGCGGCGCTGGATGCGGAGGAGTTCGACGAGGTGATGCGCGTCAACGTGCGCGGGGCGGCGCTGGGGATGAAGCACGCGGCGCGCGCCATGGTGCCGCGCCGCGCCGGGTGCATAATCTCGGTCGCGAGCGTGGCCGGGGTGATGGGCGGCATGGGCCCGCACGCCTACGCCGCCTCCAAGCACGCCGTCGTGGGGCTCACCACGAACGCTGCCTGCGAGCTGGGAAAGCACGGGATCCGGGTCAACTGCGTCTCCCCCTTCGGGGTGGCCACGCGGATGCTGGTCAACGCCTGGCGCGAGGTCGAGGACAAGCACGTCGATCCGGCGGACGCGCCGCCGACAGCGGAGGAGGTGGAGAAGACCGAAGAAATGGTGAGGGGGCTGGCGAACCTGAAAGGCGTGACGTTGATGGCCAGGGACGTGGCCGAGGCGATCCTCTACCTGGCCAGCGACGAGTCCAGGTACGTGAGCGGCCACAACCTCGTCGTCGACGGCGGCGTCACCACCTCAAGAAACCTCATCGGACTGTAA